A genome region from Triticum aestivum cultivar Chinese Spring chromosome 2B, IWGSC CS RefSeq v2.1, whole genome shotgun sequence includes the following:
- the LOC123039146 gene encoding aspartic proteinase nepenthesin-1-like, translated as MAPLQALSLLLLASLASSAASGYRSTLTHIDSKLGFTKAQLMRRAVHRSRLRAASMLPGYSTTLSSSNAGPRLRSGQAEYLMELAIGTPPVPFVALADTGSDLTWTQCQPCKLCFPQDTPVYDPTTSSSFSPVPCSSATCLSIWSRNCTPTALCRYRYGYEDGAYSAGGLGTETITFGSSAPGEAPAASAGGVAFGCGTDNGGDSYNSTGTVGLGRGSLSLVAQLGVGKFSYCLTDFFNTSLGSPVLFGSLAELAASGGAAVQSTPLVQNPQGRSWYYVSLEGISLGDALLPIPNQTFALQADGTGGMIVDSGTIFTVLVESAFRVVANHVAELLGQPAINATSLDNPCFPAPAGERQLPAMPDMVLHFAGGADMTLHRDNYMSFDEEDSSFCLNIGGTTWTSILGNFQQQNIQMLFDITVGQMSFVPTDCSKL; from the coding sequence ATGGCTCCTTTACAAGCTCTGAGCTTGCTCCTACTTGCCTCACTGGCCAGCTCGGCGGCGTCCGGCTACCGCTCCACGCTCACCCACATTGACTCCAAACTCGGCTTCACCAAGGCACAGCTGATGCGCCGAGCCGTGCACAGAAGCCGCCTCCGAGCGGCCTCGATGCTACCGGGCTATTCCACAACGCTTTCCAGCTCGAACGCCGGGCCAAGGCTCCGCTCGGGCCAGGCCGAGTACCTTATGGAGCTCGCCATCGGGACGCCGCCGGTGCCGTTCGTCGCCCTCGCCGACACCGGCAGCGACCTCACATGGACGCAGTGCCAGCCGTGCAAGCTCTGCTTCCCGCAGGACACGCCCGTCTACGACCCGACCACCTCCTCCAGCTTCTCCCCCGTGCCCTGCTCCAGCGCTACGTGCCTGTCCATATGGAGCCGCAACTGCACCCCTACCGCGCTCTGCAGGTACCGCTATGGGTACGAGGACGGCGCCTACTCGGCAGGTGGCTTGGGCACGGAGACGATCACGTTCGGCTCTAGCGCGCCCGGCGAAGCAccggccgcctccgccggaggcgtGGCGTTCGGCTGCGGCACGGACAACGGGGGCGACTCGTACAACTCCACCGGGACGGTCGGCCTGGGCCGTGGGAGCCTGTCCCTCGTGGCGCAGCTAGGGGTCGGCAAGTTCAGCTACTGCCTCACCGACTTCTTCAACACCAGTCTCGGCAGCCCAGTCTTGTTCGGCTCCCTCGCGGAGCTGGCTGCCAGTGGTGGCGCCGCCGTGCAGTCGACGCCACTTGTGCAGAACCCGCAGGGTCGGTCGTGGTACTACGTCTCCCTCGAGGGCATATCGCTCGGTGACGCTCTCCTGCCGATCCCGAACCAAACATTCGCGCTGCAGGCCGACGGCACCGGCGGGATGATCGTGGACTCCGGCACCATCTTCACGGTCCTCGTGGAAAGTGCTTTTAGGGTGGTCGCCAACCACGTCGCCGAGCTGCTCGGCCAGCCAGCGATCAACGCCACGAGCCTGGACAACCCTTGTTTCCCGGCTCCTGCCGGTGAGCGGCAGCTCCCGGCCATGCCGGACATGGTGCTGCACTTCGCCGGCGGTGCGGATATGACGCTGCATAGGGACAACTACATGTCCTTCGACGAAGAGGACTCGTCGTTCTGCTTGAACATTGGTGGGACGACGTGGACTTCGATTCTCGGCAATTTCCAGCAGCAGAATATACAGATGCTGTTTGACATCACCGTAGGGCAAATGTCATTTGTCCCCACCGACTGTAGTAAACTCTGA